The genomic window GCTGGCTGCCCAGATTGTCAGAGCCGTAATCAAAGCAACAAACTTGCCAGTGACAGTTAAAACCAGGTTGGGCTGGTCTGATGAAGAAAAGAATGTCGTTGAGTTGGTAACACGATTTGAAGAACTAGGAGTGCGAGCACTTACTATTCATGGTAGAACCCGCGCACAAAAATATAGCGGGACAGCCAACTGGCAAGAAATAGCCAAAGTAGTTCAAGCCGTCTCAATTCCAGTCTTTGCCAATGGTGACATTAAAGACCTTGATGACGTTGAAGAAGTAATGAGAGTAACAGGAGCGGCGGGAATGGCAATTGCCCGCGCCACCATGGGCAAACCTTGGTTCTCAAAACAAGTAAACCATTTTATTAAAACTGGAGAGAAACTACCTGAGCCTGATGTTGCCACTCGACTAGAACTTGCACTTAAGCATTGCAAAATGCTTATAGAATACAAGGGTGAGAATGTTGGTATCAGAGAAAGCCGTCGCCACATAGTGAGCTACACTAGCGGCATGCAGGGAGCGGGCAAGAAACGTGCCCAAATTGTTGAAGTTAATTCTTATGAGGAAGTTGTAAGGATTGTTGATGAGTTGCGCAAACTCAATCCCAATTAGATATCACCCCAGAAGTCTAGGCAAGTTGCTTTGGCAAGTGCTTCCATCGCATAATTATCTTTTTTGATCATCTTGTAATATTCTGACCAAAACTTATAAGTGGTTGCACAATGAGGCGCTAGCTTAGTGAACTGACGCAATAGCACAAGCAAACTCTCTGGGTCATTACCTTTGATCAAGTGATCGAGTGCCTTTTCTATCTCTAGATATTTAGTAATATTGTTCTCAAGAAGATAGTGCTCTTCAAAAACTGGTCTCACGTCATCTAATACATTTGGGGACTTAGTAATCAAGAGACGCGAGAGATTTTTATCCGGTTCATTAATAATACAACCAAAGTTGCCTTGTTGCTTTTGCAAAGCAAGAATAAACTCACTATCAATTGCATGAGCAACAGAGTTACCAACAACCACATAGCGCTTGTCACGACAAGCAAGAATATCAGAGCTAAGAATAAATGCTCTATCATCAAGCAATCTATTTATATTATCAATGGCTCGCAATGCTGAATAACAATAATAAAATTCTTCTTTACTATGTTTATAAAACTCTTGCAAATGCTCATGGTAATAGCGTTCTGGTTCAGTTTGTATGGACCAATCATAAGGCTGCCAGCTTTCATTAAGCTGCAAGCGTGCTTGGAAAAAATCGTTCTCCAGTAAATCGTAAGCCTGATCTTTTCTTCGATAAGTCGTGAGATAAAGTTCTTCTTGTTGATCTGCTTTGTTACGTAAAACAGTAAGCGGCAAAGCATCTAATACATAATGTAGAAACACAGCACCGACATTGTTTAAATTAAAACGTTTATCATCAAGATTGGTACCCCTACTGGAATTGACAATATCAAACTCAATTAATTTATAGTCATCACCTTCTTCAAACTCATCCAACATCGAACTATCTCTGATTTCTTCGAGATTACGTTTTGAATAATCAGTAATCAACAAACGACACTTACCCTGCAAACCCAATGCCTGAAAGGCGTGCAAGAGCTGGCGCGAGAAACGTCCTGAGCCGGCACCACACTCAAGTATATTTATACGTTCTTTCGAAGAATAGTTTTTGATATTAGCTTTGACAAGATGGGCAAAAGCTAAAGCCGCTTGATAATTAGTACCAACTTTGTGCGGTACTATTTTGGCAGCCCTATTACTCCAAGCCATAATACCTTTGGTTTTGTAGTACTCATCACTAATTGCAAATATTTCTGATTCATCATAAGGTTTGGCTTCATGAATTTTATCAAGCCCAATCATATCTGAATGCGCATTAAATGATTCAATGTCGATATCATTCATGTCAGCATTGACAAGAGCATCAAAAAATTGATCATCGTTCTTTTGATCCATTACAAATAGCTTGCAATATCAATCTCTGTATTAGCAATAATCTCCTGAGTCACAGGGTTTACCATCATCAATTGATAATCATCCTTCCCTTTTATTGATCCCAGTGAGAAAGCAAGCTTAACACTCTCGGCTTTATCTTGCCCTAGGTCTATTAGTCCATTATTAGCAAGTAAAGGATTATTAAAGACAGGCAGAATATGCCTTGTAGAACTGAGCACAAAGTCTCCCATAAATAGTTCGCCAGGACTATTATTAGTGAGTCTCACGTCAAGTAAAAGATAGTCACCATAACTATTGGAGTAGTGCTTAGAAATATTATTAACAGTAATCCCTAGCCCTAATAATTTTGCGCTCATAACTTCAAGTGGCTGCTCCATTATAGGTAAGTCTTCGAGAAAAACAAAATCCGATTCTAGTTTGAGATTAATCGGATCAAAACCATTACTCACCAAATCCTCACCATGATTTTTAACAGTACCCAACAAACCCATTCCAAGTCCAATCCCCGCACCAACCAAAGTGGAGATTCCACTTGTTGCAAATGCAGTGCCAATGCCAGCATACTGCAAGGAATCAACAGCACCAACCAAAGTACTAGCTCCAACTTGACTAGTATCTTCTACTAACTTACGTGCGAATGATTTAATTGCATTTGGATTTTCATCATCTTGCATACTCTCTTTAGAACTAAAATCCGCACTCACTTTGACTGTAGTGCCATCAAAGAACATCAACTTGTTTACGTGCACTTGTAACTTGGCGTCACGCTTAAATGAACTTGGCCTTTGGAGTTCTACTATATTGCCAATAATTCTAGTTCTTGCTGGCACCTTAATAATTTGGCAAGCCTTCTCATCCATGAAAGCACTAAAAAGATCTCCCTCTAAACTAAGTTCAGTATCAACAATCGTCTCAGGCAAAACCCTAAATCTCAAACCACTTGTTTCAACTTTATTAATCTTTAGTTGAAAGATTGGTTGGCTAGACATAGCAAGTGCACTAAAGGGTTTTAGCAATAGAAAAAGATTTATTAATAAAAGGGTATATGCAGATTTATTCATAAATTCCTATGCTAATATTTTACAGCATTGTTTGAAAGACTGTAACTTATATAACTATAAGAAACAGAAAATCAAGATGTATGCGCGGAGGCGTAGCTCAGTTGGTTAGAGCGCTGGTCTGTCACGCCGGAGGCCGCGAGTTCGAGTCTCGTCGTCTCCGCCATTTTAAAACAAAAGAAAGGCACCCCTAGCGGGTGTCTTTTCTTTTGTCTAAGTGCTGAAATAACGAAACTTGAACTTACTGTCTTCACTAGCCACGCCGTAGTCGCGAACAAGGGGTGAACATGGGTAATGTCAGACAAGCACAACTTAGACCCCCGTCGTATCCGAGTGAAATGCATCGCATTTCCGAAGGATGGAGTCTCGTCGTCTCCGCCATTTTAAAACAAAAGAAAGGCACCCCTAGCGGGTGTCTTTTCTTTTGTCTAGACCCCCGTCGTATCCGAGTGAAATGCATCGCATTTCCGAAGGATGGAGTCTCGTTGGCTCCATACAATATCCTCTCTTCTTATTAAAATGGTTAAATAACGAGACTCAAACTCTTGATCTTCACTAGCCCTCCGAAGGCCTTTACGTGGTTGTGGCAAGCCCTTATTTCAAAAACCAAAGCATGACCCACATATCTGGCAAAGCCAGATCTTGCTCGAAGCAGCGTCAAGAAATCTCTAACCGAATTTCTTATTATGGAAAGCTCAAAAAGGCTGACGCGTCCCCTAGTTCGTGAAGATGCGCCCCGTTGGTTGACCAGTAGGAATCCGCCAATCAAGTCTTGACGCATCACCTTGATTTATGTTATCTTGTTATCATGAGACTAGCAAATAAACCCTTTGCCCACAAAATTGGTATCAGCCCTAGTAGATCGAGAAAACTATTTCAATCTATTGGCTTGGATTTTGGTTCTAAGCAGCAAGAACAGGCCATCGAAACAAAACGCGGTCTTCTACATGCGTATAAAGGGAGCGGTCATTTCTATGATATCCCTGGTGCAAATGAGCAAATTTTGAAAGACGCTATGGGTATTTATCCAGTTATGGATATAGATCATGAACAAGCTTTAACTGCTCATAGTCTGAGGTCAAAATCCATCTTTCAAGGACATCAAAATCGAGAGTTAAATACACTAATTGTAAATCTCAAATCAAAAGTACCTGAACTAATGAAACCAGAAGAATGGGAACAAGACTTTTGTACTTTTGAAATACCAGGTTCTAAGGATCAATTAACTGTTTATAGAAGAAGGGCTGATCACAATCATAAAATCATAGCCTTAAAAAAAAATGATGAGGATAAAGTGAGAAGAGCTCTTGGGATTCTTGAAAACATCGATGAAGCTAATGAAATTTCTATACACACTGAAGCTTTTGCCAAACTGTGCAATCAGAGTATGAAGAATATGATTGATCAAATTAAACATCAGCTGGATGAAGCAGATCAAAGCAGCACCGAATTAATACAATTAGGTCAAAATGGAAGCGAATTCACTGTACACAAGAAGTGGAATAAAACAAGACCAGCTTTTGTAATAGCAAAAAATGATTTAAATAAAGCGAGAGATTTTTTTGGAGCAATGGCTGAGTATGATCCTAAAAAAGAAATACGGCTAATAAACCCACTCTATAGGAGCTTGACCGATAGACAGTCTCCAGCTTATCAATTCCTAACCAGAGAAGAATTGTCCTCTCTCATAAAAAAACACATTGAGTCTAAAGTACCCTCTGATGGCAAAAAAGAATTTTGGCTTAATGCCAATAAATCATTTACTGTTTATCATACTAAAAACAAAGGCAGAGTAGCTTTGACCATTGCAAAACATGATTTGCGTAGACTGTTAAAATACATAAGGAACTGTGAAATTGTTAGTTTTAAAGACAGAATTCTTCATGACCTAGATTATAGAAAAGAATTTGATTCTTTAAGAATTAACGACACAGAAACACTTGATGGTATAGAATTTGAAAATTTAATTCAAAAATTATTCCTTGATTCAGGTTATCAAGTTGAAGTAACCCCTACTTCTGGCGACTATGGAGCAGATCTAATAATTGAAAAGGATGGTCATAAAACAGCTATTCAATGTAAACGTAGAAATCGCAAGTCTGGTATCAGAGCGGTACAAGAGATATACACAGCAAAGGATTTTTTTGGAGTAGATTCCGCCATGGTAATAACTAATAACCTGTGTTCTGAACCAGCTAAAAAAGTTGCAAACAAATTGGGAGTCATCTTGATAGATAGAGAGCATTTAAGTGAATGGATGTGTAATAGTCAAAATTTTGATCAACTGTTTTTATAAATCATACATTTTTTCAAAGTGTGATTCTGGGGACCTGACCCTTTTTCTTAGATCTTCTTTGAATCCACAGTAGTATGACTCTTGAAAACCATTTTGCCATGGTGATGCTTTTCTGCTCATTGAGATTTTAATATCATACGACTTGACCAAGGTGGTGTAATCATACGATTGATACTCGCTACCTTGATCACTATGAATGATTTGTGGAATACAACCAGTTCGATGGATAGCGTCTACTAGAGCCGCCTTGACAAATTCCGAAGTATGTCTAGTGCCAAGCTTCCAGCCAACAATTTCTCTAGTATAGAGATCAATTACGGTTGCTAAATAGACAAAGCTTCTATCAAATCTAATATCTGTGAAGTCACTAGCATAAACTGTTCGAGGAGCGATAACAGTCAAATCCCTTACTAGATTAGGATAGGGGGCTTCTGCTTTGCAATCTCTTTTTCTCTTTGGTCTTCGTTTGCTTTGAACTGGATATAAATTAAACTTCTGTTTAATTCTTCGAACTTTATTTTCGCTTCTACCCATTGCAATAGCAATCCTTTCAGTACCATAGCTAGGATTGCACTCCATAACATTTATGACTTCTGTTGCAAATTCTCTATCTTGCTCTGGTTTTTTGCGTTTGTAATAGAAAGTAGACCTGCCTAGATGCAGGATATTCGAGAGTTGAGCTTTGCTGAGATAAATTTCCTCAGAAGAATGCGCAGATTCGATTAAAGCACTTTTTTTTCCTTGTTAAGTTCGTATGTAATCAAGCCTACTAGCTCTTTGAGCGATTTATTCTCACGTTTGAGTTTGTTTAATTCAAGTAGAGTGCCGTCTGCACTTGCTACCTGTTTGATGTGGTTATAGATAGTTTTACTCGTCACCGAATACTCGATCGCCAAGTCTTTAACTTTGTCTCCGTCCCTGACCCTTGTCTCAATTTCTGCCAATTGCTCTTTACTTAACTTTGTACTAGTCATAATTGCCTCCTAATTGTAACAACTCTGTCTAGTTTACTGGAGTGGGTTCACTTCACTAGCCACGCCGTAGTCGCGAACAAGGGGTGAACATGGGTAATGTCAGACAAGCACAACTTAGACCCCCGTCGTATATTATGCTTTGGTTATCGACAAAAAGCATTGGTCAGTAGCTGTTAAACCCATCAGTGACTCAACTTGATATACTAAACTGATGAAACTAAGTCCTTTGATATTTTCACTTGCTCTTTTATCACTTTTGTCTTGCTCAGCTCAAGCAAATAAAAAACTAGACCTTAGTAAAGTCGAAGCTCAAACACTTGATATGAAAGGTCCTACTGGGAATTACAGATTCAGCCTGAACATACCAAAAGAATGGCAAAGTGTTTATAGTAGTCCGGTGCCGAATGGCTTTATCGGTGAATTCACACCCAATGGTCAGAGCCTAGCTTCCTGGAAAGATATGATTACACTTCGATTCGACGGTATAGCAGTAGCAACTGATTACCAAGCCTTTCATAACCTGATGGACCATAAAGGTCCACTTAATGAAAAGACCTGTAAAGATTTCAGACGATCAGATTTCACCAATCACGGGCAGCACGGTCTTAAAACAGTAGAGCTTTACATGGAATGCCCTTCTCTTAATTCTACTCCGGGATTTGGGGAAGCAATGCTTTACAAATATATACTGGCAGGTGACAAAATTGGTTTGATAACGATATGGAGGTCTTGGAAAATAACTAACGAACAAGACTTGATAGAAGCTAGATCTCAATACACTGATTATACAAATTTGTTTAGGCAAGCTAAATTAAACAAACTCTAGACTCTTTTACTCTGAATACAACTGTAATTAAAGAATTGTTTATTCAAGGGCGGCTATTATACAAACTCACTAACAATAACTTTAATGTCTTCCAAGGACTTTTCGTTGATGTCAACTAAGTTCAATCCCGAATTCATAACCATAGCTTCAATACCTTCCACCCCCAAATGCTCTCTAATAAGTCCAATATCAATTTTTTGAGCTTGAATCTTAGACAAAATCCGTGCAATTTCAATATAAATATTTTCTTTCTGGTAACCCTTGGTATAAACAAGCTCTTGTTTTTTGATTATCCCAATGACCTTATCAGGTAAACCATAATTGGTTAAAACCAATGCAGAAACAAGAGGGTAAGTATATCCAAACTCCTCTCTCTCTCTTTCCATACGCAATTTGAAATCATCAACAGCAGTCACACGTGCATAAATATTAGGGTAGGCAGTCTTGAGCAAAAAAGCACCATAGTTTTGAAATAAACCAGCCATATAAACTTGATCACTTTCAATTTTGTCCATTCCAGATTTTCTTGCTAAAAACTCAGCTGCTATTGCCACAAAAACACTTTCAAACCAAATATTAGGATCATCAATAATACTTTTGGCAGCGACAAAGAGTGCTGCTTTTTTTATATATCCAAAACCAAGTAAATCTACAATCTCTTTAATAGTTTTCAACTCTCGCATCGAACCAGAGGCAGCTGAATTTGCATGCTTAAAGCACTGAGCAAATATAACTTCATCTTGAGTAACAAGCTTCGCTATTCTCTCCCTTGTGGTTCGAGGGTATCGATCAAAGAAACAAGCTGCACTGCCGCAACAGAGATTCCAGGTAAT from Cyanobacteriota bacterium includes these protein-coding regions:
- the dusB gene encoding tRNA dihydrouridine synthase DusB; this encodes MDKITKIGNLELNGYVYIPPMAGVTDIVYRQLCREFDPNVLLSTEMLSSKSLTYAKKNSKDHRHSARMDIPEGDELTGIQIFGHEPEVMAEAAQIAQEAGAKFVDINMGCPVAKIVKGMDGAALMREPELAAQIVRAVIKATNLPVTVKTRLGWSDEEKNVVELVTRFEELGVRALTIHGRTRAQKYSGTANWQEIAKVVQAVSIPVFANGDIKDLDDVEEVMRVTGAAGMAIARATMGKPWFSKQVNHFIKTGEKLPEPDVATRLELALKHCKMLIEYKGENVGIRESRRHIVSYTSGMQGAGKKRAQIVEVNSYEEVVRIVDELRKLNPN
- a CDS encoding SAM-dependent methyltransferase, which codes for MDQKNDDQFFDALVNADMNDIDIESFNAHSDMIGLDKIHEAKPYDESEIFAISDEYYKTKGIMAWSNRAAKIVPHKVGTNYQAALAFAHLVKANIKNYSSKERINILECGAGSGRFSRQLLHAFQALGLQGKCRLLITDYSKRNLEEIRDSSMLDEFEEGDDYKLIEFDIVNSSRGTNLDDKRFNLNNVGAVFLHYVLDALPLTVLRNKADQQEELYLTTYRRKDQAYDLLENDFFQARLQLNESWQPYDWSIQTEPERYYHEHLQEFYKHSKEEFYYCYSALRAIDNINRLLDDRAFILSSDILACRDKRYVVVGNSVAHAIDSEFILALQKQQGNFGCIINEPDKNLSRLLITKSPNVLDDVRPVFEEHYLLENNITKYLEIEKALDHLIKGNDPESLLVLLRQFTKLAPHCATTYKFWSEYYKMIKKDNYAMEALAKATCLDFWGDI
- a CDS encoding restriction endonuclease, translating into MRLANKPFAHKIGISPSRSRKLFQSIGLDFGSKQQEQAIETKRGLLHAYKGSGHFYDIPGANEQILKDAMGIYPVMDIDHEQALTAHSLRSKSIFQGHQNRELNTLIVNLKSKVPELMKPEEWEQDFCTFEIPGSKDQLTVYRRRADHNHKIIALKKNDEDKVRRALGILENIDEANEISIHTEAFAKLCNQSMKNMIDQIKHQLDEADQSSTELIQLGQNGSEFTVHKKWNKTRPAFVIAKNDLNKARDFFGAMAEYDPKKEIRLINPLYRSLTDRQSPAYQFLTREELSSLIKKHIESKVPSDGKKEFWLNANKSFTVYHTKNKGRVALTIAKHDLRRLLKYIRNCEIVSFKDRILHDLDYRKEFDSLRINDTETLDGIEFENLIQKLFLDSGYQVEVTPTSGDYGADLIIEKDGHKTAIQCKRRNRKSGIRAVQEIYTAKDFFGVDSAMVITNNLCSEPAKKVANKLGVILIDREHLSEWMCNSQNFDQLFL
- a CDS encoding IS3 family transposase, which produces MYLSKAQLSNILHLGRSTFYYKRKKPEQDREFATEVINVMECNPSYGTERIAIAMGRSENKVRRIKQKFNLYPVQSKRRPKRKRDCKAEAPYPNLVRDLTVIAPRTVYASDFTDIRFDRSFVYLATVIDLYTREIVGWKLGTRHTSEFVKAALVDAIHRTGCIPQIIHSDQGSEYQSYDYTTLVKSYDIKISMSRKASPWQNGFQESYYCGFKEDLRKRVRSPESHFEKMYDL
- a CDS encoding HDOD domain-containing protein; the protein is MFAQCFKHANSAASGSMRELKTIKEIVDLLGFGYIKKAALFVAAKSIIDDPNIWFESVFVAIAAEFLARKSGMDKIESDQVYMAGLFQNYGAFLLKTAYPNIYARVTAVDDFKLRMEREREEFGYTYPLVSALVLTNYGLPDKVIGIIKKQELVYTKGYQKENIYIEIARILSKIQAQKIDIGLIREHLGVEGIEAMVMNSGLNLVDINEKSLEDIKVIVSEFV